The Huiozyma naganishii CBS 8797 chromosome 1, complete genome genome window below encodes:
- the HSK3 gene encoding Hsk3p (similar to Saccharomyces cerevisiae HSK3 (YKL138C-A); ancestral locus Anc_2.426), giving the protein MDSQKERQYTYLANQLQSLQSNLQTTRDELEMLSLQCDKNLVGQLGKINASWFLSTNQWLGKQLREKDLQA; this is encoded by the coding sequence ATGGACAGTCAGAAGGAACGGCAGTACACGTACCTGGCGAACCAATTGCAGTCGCTGCAGTCGAACCTCCAGACGACGCGGGACGAGCTGGAGATGCTGTCGCTGCAATGCGACAAGAACCTTGTGGGCCAACTAGGGAAGATCAACGCCAGTTGGTTCCTCTCCACGAACCAATGGCTGGGCAAACAATTGAGAGAGAAGGATCTGCAGGCGTGA
- the MRPL31 gene encoding mitochondrial 54S ribosomal protein mL60 (similar to Saccharomyces cerevisiae MRPL31 (YKL138C); ancestral locus Anc_2.428), with protein MLGPFRASSPAMGGLLWKIPWRMSAPQKRRQRSRLRSVDSVIEQVTLGLHVARCEEKGIGYEEAVAMPEKFQPRSKLLRLLNKPAYFPKESEMEPKNKYTVFDKKVRGYRKGIHKVPKWTKVSAQRTNRYF; from the coding sequence ATGCTTGGTCCCTTTAGAGCGAGCTCCCCTGCGATGGGTGGACTGCTGTGGAAGATTCCCTGGAGGATGTCTGCACCTCAGAAGCGGAGACAGAGGAGCCGGTTACGGAGTGTGGACAGTGTTATCGAGCAGGTGACGCTAGGGCTGCACGTTGCGAGGTGCGAGGAGAAGGGGATCGGATATGAGGAGGCCGTGGCCATGCCGGAGAAGTTTCAACCGCGGAGCAAGCTACTGAGGTTGCTGAACAAGCCCGCGTACTTTCCGAAGGAATCGGAGATGGAGCccaagaacaagtacaCAGTCTTTGACAAGAAGGTTAGAGGGTACCGGAAGGGCATACACAAAGTACCCAAGTGGACTAAAGTGTCTGCCCAGAGAACGAACAGGTACTTCTGA
- the CTK1 gene encoding cyclin-dependent serine/threonine protein kinase CTK1 (similar to Saccharomyces cerevisiae CTK1 (YKL139W); ancestral locus Anc_2.425), with product MAYNNSMYPIDDNVLPHPSLRDDPTHNILTYHHRTQTSRPQVRTTQTDNYRTNSRKRAYPHNGDPQPGELAEQPPKGGGRPKQNQNQNQNQNQQRSANARRRANKKQHFRPNTQHQSRYEGAQTDSSRQRYTPKQRGQPIARSRPTSTQTQAPPPLSEDEFLSHLPKGPKLGSNAAPGQSNTTYNSTQAGARTLTLPRGPAAPAPTPALPERKYPRVPAMLSQTREASVYERILQVGEGTYGKVYKAKNSLTGGLVALKKLRLQSEREGFPITSIREIKLLQSFDHENVSNIREIMVESSKVIYMIFDYADNDLGGILLNNSLKLSDAQRKHVTRQLLEGCKYLHEQRVIHRDIKGSNILIDNDGRLKITDFGLARRMAPSHGNNGQGYTNRVITLWYRPPELLLGTTHYGTEVDMWGCGCLLLEMFYGKAVFQGANELEQLIAVFQLLGTPTPAAFPQLFDMPWFFMVMPLIKKKYADVFHDTFAHLLPSGAALELARGLLDYDQNKRLTAKQALQCVYFTEDPQPEPLKIASGSGGGCHEYEIKLARKQQRERDKKAQRSTSRE from the coding sequence ATGGCCTATAATAACAGTATGTACCCCATTGATGATAACGTACTCCCTCACCCGTCCCTACGGGACGATCCCACTCACAATATACTAACATACCATCACCGAACACAAACCAGCAGGCCACAGGTTCGAACGACTCAAACAGACAATTATAGGACCAACAGCAGGAAGAGGGCGTACCCGCACAACGGAGACCCTCAACCAGGGGAACTAGCAGAACAGCCTCCGAAGGGCGGCGGCAGACCGAAACAGAACCAGAACCAGAACCAGAACCAGAACCAGCAGCGCAGTGCGAACGCCCGCCGACGCGcgaacaagaaacagcaCTTCAGACCGAATACACAGCACCAGTCCCGGTACGAGGGGGCACAGACGGACTCGTCCAGGCAACGATATACACCGAAACAGAGGGGCCAGCCAATAGCGAGGAGCCGGCCCACGTCGacacaaacacaagcaccaccaccattGTCGGAGGATGAGTTCTTGTCACACTTGCCCAAGGGACCCAAATTGGGTAGCAATGCTGCACCAGGGCAGAGTAATACTACATATAACAGCACCCAAGCGGGTGCAAGGACACTGACATTGCCTAGGGGCCCCGCTGCCCCTGCTCCAACTCCTGCTCTTCCAGAACGCAAATACCCGCGTGTCCCCGCGATGCTCTCACAAACCAGGGAGGCTTCAGTGTATGAGCGGATCCTCCAAGTCGGCGAGGGTACCTACGGGAAAGTGTACAAGGcgaagaactcgttgaCGGGCGGGCTCGtcgctttgaagaaactaaGACTGCAAAGCGAGCGGGAGGGCTTCCCAATTACCTCGATCCGTGAGATCAAGTTGCTCCAGTCTTTTGACCACGAGAACGTCTCCAATATCAGAGAGATTATGGTCGAGTCCTCCAAGGTCATATACATGATCTTCGACTACGCGGACAACGATCTAGGCGGGATCCTCCTCAACAACTCTCTAAAGTTGTCCGATGCACAACGCAAACACGTCACAAGGCAGCTGCTCGAAGGGTGCAAGTACCTCCACGAACAGAGAGTCATCCACAGGGACATCAAGGGGTCCAACATCCTTATAGACAACGACGGCCGCTTAAAGATTACAGATTTCGGCCTCGCGAGACGCATGGCACCCTCCCATGGCAACAACGGACAGGGATACACCAACAGAGTGATCACTCTGTGGTACAGGCCGCCAGAATTGCTTCTGGGGACCACCCACTACGGCACAGAGGTAGACATGTGGGGGTGTGGCTGTCTCCTGTTAGAAATGTTTTACGGGAAGGCCGTATTCCAAGGTGCAAACGAGCTTGAGCAACTCATCGCAGTGTTTCAATTACTAGGGACGCCAACACCAGCTGCATTCCCGCAATTGTTCGATATGCCCTGGTTCTTCATGGTCATGCCACtgataaagaagaagtacgcGGATGTCTTCCACGATACGTTCGCGCACTTGCTTCCCAGCGGCGCCGCTTTGGAACTCGCTCGCGGACTGCTAGACTACGACCAGAACAAGAGACTCACCGCAAAACAGGCCCTCCAGTGCGTATACTTTACGGAAGACCCGCAGCCGGAACCTCTCAAGATAGCGAGCGGGTCCGGCGGTGGGTGCCACGAGTACGAGATAAAACTGGCCCGAAAACAGCAGAGGGAGAGGGATAAGAAGGCGCAAAGGAGCACCTCCCGCGAGTGA
- the SDH3 gene encoding succinate dehydrogenase cytochrome b subunit SDH3 (similar to Saccharomyces cerevisiae SDH3 (YKL141W) and YMR118C; ancestral locus Anc_2.423), giving the protein MLKVGLRSVARPCLRGGNVVNRAVPRALTLVSMQHRRLASSYVETDRGEGRLLIEQRKARPISPHLTIYQPQLTWYLSSVHRVSLVFMGFAFYLVTILFGVSGLLGLNVTTEKLTKWYHDRVSAVSQWTVKVGAAYLFALHYGGAIRHMFWDLAKELTLKGVYRTGYAVLGFAAVAGTYLLTL; this is encoded by the coding sequence ATGCTCAAAGTAGGCCTACGCAGTGTTGCTCGTCCCTGTCTCCGCGGTGGCAATGTAGTAAACAGGGCAGTGCCCCGTGCATTGACACTGGTCTCCATGCAGCATCGCAGATTGGCGTCGTCGTACGTCGAGACGGATAGAGGAGAGGGTAGACTGCTCATCGAACAGCGGAAGGCAAGACCCATCTCCCCACACCTCACCATCTACCAGCCACAGTTGACGTGGTATCTGTCGTCTGTGCATAGAGTGTCCCTCGTGTTTATGGGGTTTGCATTCTATCTGGTCACAATACTGTTCGGTGTGAGTGGTCTGCTAGGGCTGAACGTCACGACGGAGAAACTGACCAAATGGTACCACGACAGAGTGTCTGCTGTGTCGCAATGGACGGTGAAGGTCGGTGCCGCGTACTTGTTTGCCCTGCACTACGGCGGGGCCATAAGACACATGTTCTGGGATCTGGCAAAGGAATTGACCCTCAAGGGGGTGTACAGGACCGGGTACGCTGTGCTAGGGTTTGCCGCGGTCGCCGGTACGTACTTGCTCACTTTGTAG
- the TGL1 gene encoding sterol esterase (similar to Saccharomyces cerevisiae TGL1 (YKL140W); ancestral locus Anc_2.424), giving the protein MWNRVSLTDFAIVLLVYLESVCSLVLRVIPRPVINLFSGIISLTAGSGETTFEEKLRCAPTIHEMCALFDIVVEDHLVRTEDNYILTLHRIPPQPHNSNGKAVYLHHGLLMCSDVWVCQLDRAKNLPFVLHDLGYDVWMGNNRGNKYSTGHLYFPPKSAKFWDFSIDEFAFFDIPNSIQFVLDYCQVEQLICIGFSQGSAQMFAAFSLNEDLNRKVSHLIAVAPAMAPKRLHNVIADAFAKSSPALLYLFFGRNIILPSAVVWQRTLHPGLYSVLIDLCNRILFNWRSLNILPAQKAICFAKLYSTTSVKTVVHWFQILRSQKFQMFEESDDVFNSLSRPYQIATFPTRTNIKIPILLIYGSADLLIDIKVMKKNLPPTSVFDVKVDEHEHLDLLWGEHADTLVISKVIKFIEFFDIVADTNETHDTLLLTNQGTPQEQAPPSMMRRSNSIFSAEKLQSVTGLTPSRTALNRIESVPELQHTASGTTRSAVHSDDEDDAASIDSIDELDSIAEGDEPAGELAPGTIPIDNDDDDDTMVAYLKKNSQVYTENKIQQRDFSRYISHEEPTK; this is encoded by the coding sequence ATGTGGAATAGAGTGTCCCTGACGGATTTCGCAATCGTGTTGCTGGTGTACCTGGAGTCGGTATGCTCCCTCGTGCTCCGCGTGATTCCAAGACCAGTTATCAACCTCTTCTCAGGGATTATTAGCCTCACCGCTGGGTCAGGGGAGACCACATTCGAGGAAAAGCTGCGCTGTGCTCCAACGATCCACGAGATGTGTGCCCTGTTCGATATCGTAGTGGAGGACCATCTGGTCCGCACAGAGGATAACTATATCCTCACTTTACACAGAATCCCTCCACAACCACATAACTCGAACGGGAAAGCCGTGTACTTGCACCATGGGCTGCTCATGTGTTCAGACGTCTGGGTTTGCCAGTTGGATAGGGCCAAAAACTTGCCTTTTGTGCTGCATGACCTCGGGTACGACGTATGGATGGGGAATAACAGGGGGAACAAGTACTCCACGGGGCACCTGTACTTCCCCCCCAAATCTGCGAAGTTCTGGGACTTCTCCATCGATGAGTTCGCCTTCTTCGATATCCCAAACTCTATCCAGTTTGTGCTGGACTACTGCCAAGTGGAACAACTCATTTGTATTGGGTTCTCCCAGGGGTCTGCTCAAATGTTTGCCGCTTTCTCCCTCAACGAGGACCTCAACAGGAAAGTGTCACACTTGATTGCCGTGGCCCCTGCAATGGCTCCAAAGAGACTACATAACGTTATCGCCGATGCGTTCGCCAAATCCTCGCCCGCACTGCTGTACTTGTTCTTCGGGAGGAACATTATCCTCCCCAGCGCGGTTGTATGGCAGCGTACCTTGCACCCGGGCCTCTACAGTGTCCTCATCGACCTGTGCAACAGgatcctcttcaactggagGTCGCTCAACATCCTTCCTGCACAGAAGGCCATCTGTTTCGCGAAATTGTACTCCACTACAAGCGTAAAGACTGTCGTCCACTGGTTCCAGATCCTAAGGTCGCAGAAATTCCAAATGTTTGAAGAATCCGACGACGTGTTCAACTCGCTTTCGAGACCGTACCAGATCGCCACTTTCCCCACACGCACCAACATCAAGATCCCCATCTTGCTCATCTACGGCAGCGCAGACCTCCTCATCGATATCAAAGtcatgaagaagaacctgCCACCAACGTCCGTCTTCGACGTCAAAGTCGACGAACACGAACACCTGGACCTACTGTGGGGGGAACACGCAGACACTCTAGTCATTAGCAAAGTCATCAAGTTCATCGAATTCTTCGATATCGTCGCAGACACTAACGAAACACACGATACTCTCCTGCTGACGAACCAGGGCACGCCACAGGAACAAGCCCCACCGTCCATGATGAGACGCTCAAACTCGATCTTCAGCGCAGAGAAACTGCAGAGCGTCACGGGTCTCACACCAAGCAGGACAGCTTTGAACCGCATCGAGAGCGTCCCCGAATTGCAACACACGGCAAGCGGGACCACCCGCAGCGCCGTGCACagcgacgacgaggacgacgcAGCGAGCATCGACAGTATCGATGAACTCGACAGCATCGCAGAGGGCGACGAACCAGCGGGGGAGCTCGCCCCTGGGACCATCCCCATCGAtaacgacgacgatgatgacaCAATGGTCGCGTAcctcaagaagaactcgcAGGTCTACACAGAGAACAAGATCCAACAGCGAGACTTCTCCCGGTACATCTCCCACGAGGAACCCACGAAGTGA
- the OCT1 gene encoding metalloendopeptidase (similar to Saccharomyces cerevisiae OCT1 (YKL134C); ancestral locus Anc_2.432): MRVTLVAQKHSSASLVSRSIGLVSTRRNLTQTSRTLIDATSSRKPTPVNLARAFDDGLYWESINRRNGEVAHSGTMTNLLFSKLGGGATAPKTGLFNNPYLHSPKGLKQFTKRSLSIANSLVETLRTDKTPDGLLKFIVRLDQLSDTLCRVIDLCEFIRSAHPSEAYISVAQECHEEMFEFMNILNTDVNLCNTLKQVLSTKEIVSKLTQEELKVGKILLEDFEKSGIYMSTDTRDRFIEMSQDISLVGQDFINNTNWLRSEFIEIASEELDNSGVSPILLRQLTTTVRGTHYKVPAYGTAPYIILRSCKNENARKAVWTALHSCPDKQINRLTHMVKMRSVLSNIMGKVGFAVYQLQGKMAKSPENVLNFITRLMEHTKPMAAEELKLLANMKLNDLGLPEANSEKEILETVRPWDRDYYVAKSQQTRKAKNQLTNHEPINAYFTLGSVLEGLSNLFKSIYGISLEVVASIPGETWSSEVRRVNVKTENNNIIGVVYCDLFERKAKTSSPAHFTVCCSRELYAEENDPSILQSGVNSRGEKFQLPIISLVCNFARTSDNELCLLQLSEIETLFHEMGHAMHSMLGQTKLQNISGTRCTTDFVELPSIIMEHFARDPRVLKGIGRHYITKEKVPEDLLAEELNSTRYLQNCETFAQAKMAMLDQRLYDNNIIFHVRDLDVVELYHDLERNLEVLVDDQTNWCGKFGHLFGYGATYYSYLLDRAIAAKIWDCLFVNDPFSRTGGENFKNAVLKWGGLRDPWECIADVLDQPMLKKGDTKAMEYIAQADNI, from the coding sequence ATGAGGGTTACCCTTGTGGCACAGAAACACTCCTCGGCGAGTTTGGTATCCCGAAGTATCGGTCTGGTATCAACTCGGAGGAATTTAACACAAACGTCACGAACCTTGATAGATGCGACAAGTTCACGGAAGCCAACACCAGTGAATCTTGCAAGAGCTTTTGATGATGGACTATACTGGGAATCGATAAACAGAAGGAACGGGGAGGTAGCTCATAGTGGAACAATGACCAATTTATTATTTTCAAAGCTGGGCGGCGGCGCAACTGCACCAAAAACCGGACTGTTCAACAACCCTTATTTGCATAGTCCCAAAGGACTGAAACAATTTACGAAGAGATCTTTATCAATAGCTAATAGTTTGGTGGAGACCTTGAGAACAGATAAGACGCCTGATGGACTACTGAAGTTTATTGTCAGGTTGGATCAATTAAGTGACACTCTTTGTAGAGTCATCGATTTGTGTGAGTTCATTAGGTCGGCCCATCCTAGTGAAGCATATATATCTGTTGCGCAGGAATGCCATGAAGAGATGTTTGAGTTTATGAATATTTTGAATACAGATGTCAACCTGTGTAATACGCTGAAACAAGTTTTATCGACGAAAGAAATAGTTTCTAAGCTGACACAAGAGGAGTTGAAGGTTGGCAAGATACTTTTGGAAGATTTTGAGAAGTCAGGAATCTATATGAGCACAGACACGAGGGACAGATTTATTGAAATGTCCCAAGATATAAGTCTTGTGGGTCAAgatttcatcaacaacacaAACTGGCTGCGTTCTGAGTTTATAGAGATTGCTTCAGAGGAGCTTGATAACAGTGGGGTAAGTCCGATTCTTTTACGTCAACTAACAACCACTGTACGTGGAACACATTATAAAGTACCAGCATATGGAACGGCACCTTACATAATATTGAGATCTTGTAAGAACGAGAACGCTCGGAAAGCAGTATGGACGGCACTTCATAGTTGTCCTGATAAACAAATCAACAGATTGACCCACATGGTCAAAATGCGTTCTGTACTGTCCAATATAATGGGTAAAGTTGGGTTTGCTGTGTATCAGCTCCAGGGTAAAATGGCCAAATCGCCAGAGAACGTTTTAAATTTCATTACCAGATTGATGGAACACACAAAACCGATGGCCGCAGAGGAATTGAAATTGTTAGCCAATATGAAACTTAACGATTTGGGGCTCCCAGAAGCAAACTCAGAAAAGGAAATATTGGAGACTGTACGGCCATGGGACCGTGATTATTATGTAGCGAAGAGTCAACAGACACGGAAGGCTAAAAATCAACTAACAAATCACGAACCCATAAACGCATACTTTACACTAGGTTCCGTCCTTGAAGGTTTGTCCAACTTATTCAAAAGCATTTACGGAATCTCTTTGGAGGTGGTTGCCTCCATACCAGGAGAGACTTGGAGCTCAGAGGTCCGAAGGGTGAATGTCAAAACcgaaaacaacaacatcattgGTGTGGTATACTGTGATCTATTTGAGCGCAAGGCTAAAACATCAAGTCCGGCTCATTTTACCGTTTGTTGTTCCAGAGAGCTGTACGCGGAAGAGAACGATCCTTCTATCTTACAATCGGGCGTCAATTCGCGGGGGGAGAAGTTTCAGTTACCAATAATATCGTTAGTTTGTAATTTCGCCCGGACCAGCGATAACGAACTAtgccttcttcaactgaGTGAGATCGAAACGTTATTCCATGAAATGGGCCACGCCATGCACTCCATGTTGGGCCAGACAAAGCTGCAAAATATTAGCGGGACAAGATGCACCACTGATTTCGTTGAGTTACCGAGCATTATAATGGAACATTTCGCGAGAGACCCAAGGGTGTTGAAGGGTATTGGGAGACATTATATCACTAAAGAGAAAGTTCCTGAAGACCTATTGGCAGAGGAGTTGAACAGCACTAGGTATTTGCAAAACTGCGAGACTTTTGCGCAGGCCAAGATGGCAATGTTAGATCAAAGGCTCTacgacaacaacatcatTTTCCACGTAAGAGATTTGGACGTGGTGGAGCTATACCATGATCTGGAACGGAACCTGGAAGTCCTTGTCGACGATCAAACGAACTGGTGTGGTAAGTTTGGCCATTTGTTTGGCTACGGAGCCACCTACTACAGTTACCTTTTGGACAGAGCAATTGCTGCAAAGATATGGGATTGTCTATTTGTGAACGACCCGTTCAGCAGGACCGGCGGtgaaaatttcaagaacgCCGTGTTGAAGTGGGGTGGTCTAAGAGACCCCTGGGAGTGTATAGCGGACGTTTTAGACCAGCCCATGTTAAAGAAGGGCGACACAAAAGCGATGGAGTACATTGCACAGGCTGATAATAtatag
- the APL2 gene encoding Apl2p (similar to Saccharomyces cerevisiae APL2 (YKL135C); ancestral locus Anc_2.430), which translates to MPPLDKKIKKFLKNSIRVAPTISNKGELAELRTGLVSPYPQTRKDAIKKTIQQMTLAKDVSSLFPDVLKNIATNDIEQKKLVYLYVMNYAETHPELCILAVNTFITDAQDPNPLIRCMAIRTMSMIRVDKILEYIEVPLRRTLQDDNPYVRKTAVICVAKLFQLNRDLCIELGVLEDLVHGLDDQNPMVIANAIASLTEINAIDPSVVDLVKLTQTHVSQFLSVLNECTEWARITILGALSEYNARDSIEAKDIIDRVTAHLQHVNPAVVLATIKVILKNAPMLDPSLFNVNSLLGKKITSALVSLMSTPHEIQYVALKNIRIVLEKYPELLTKELRIFYVKFNDPLYVKIEKLSILVRLVDPSNIKQCTLLLNELKEYAMEFEPEFVTRAIQGLAQLGIKYSDPVFIQKVLDVLCGDLXXXXXXXMCSLLRHCPDNVEMGRQVCSIFNAWSPLETVLQTDVAKCNYVWLMGVYPQHFPSLGDKIDGFVQNFTQEETLTQLSLLITVVRLHSRLDGAVLPNVFEAATNEAVAVDVRDLAMIYWRCFSMEGTSDKLIEDLCTASLPKVDDILNKFSPEVLEKLLGELGTISSIYYKPSVDSERRATQRQHVIQSHRLGDLEDLANNELSRAVTMCCLILTATTPHQPSMVTTKPTLLDELDDIFNLDNESSAPAHTITSPNLVAATEGMQNLSVGSGPEGSDTKKVSSTTQDLLNLF; encoded by the coding sequence ATGCCGCCGTTggataaaaaaatcaaaaagttTCTGAAAAACTCTATTAGGGTTGCACctacaatatcaaacaaagGTGAGCTGGCTGAATTGAGAACAGGATTGGTTTCTCCTTATCCGCAGACTCGTAAAGATGCAATCAAAAAAACCATACAGCAGATGACGTTGGCGAAGGATGTTTCCAGTTTGTTTCCggacgttttgaagaatataGCAACTAATGATATCGAGCAGAAAAAGTTGGTGTATTTATACGTGATGAACTATGCAGAAACACATCCAGAGCTATGTATCCTAGCGGTTAATACATTTATTACGGATGCACAGGATCCCAACCCACTGATCAGGTGCATGGCCATCAGAACCATGTCCATGATTAGGGTGGACAAGATATTAGAATATATCGAGGTCCCCTTACGCCGGACGTTACAAGACGACAATCCTTATGTGCGGAAAACGGCCGTTATATGTGTTGCCAAGCTatttcaattgaacaggGACCTATGCATAGAACTGGGCGTGTTGGAAGACCTGGTTCACGGACTAGATGACCAAAATCCGATGGTGATCGCCAATGCCATTGCCTCGCTAACAGAGATCAATGCGATCGACCCGTCTGTTGTTGATCTGGTCAAGCTGACGCAGACACATGTTTCCCAATTCTTATCCGTATTAAACGAATGCACGGAATGGGCTAGGATAACTATTCTTGGTGCACTATCCGAATATAACGCTAGAGACAGCATTGAGGCAAAAGACATTATCGATAGAGTCACGGCGCATTTACAGCACGTCAACCCAGCTGTTGTGCTAGCAACTATCAAGGTCATACTAAAGAATGCACCTATGCTGGACCCATCCCTTTTCAACGTCAATTCTCTATTAGGTAAGAAAATCACATCGGCTTTAGTATCGCTAATGTCAACACCGCACGAGATTCAGTATGTGGCATTGAAGAATATCAGGATCGTTCTCGAAAAATACCCTGAACTTTTGACGAAGGAACTAAGGATCTTCTACGTGAAGTTCAATGACCCATTGTACGTTAAAATAGAAAAATTGAGTATCCTGGTTCGGTTAGTCGACCCATCAAATATTAAACAATGCACCCTATTGTTAAACGAGCTGAAGGAATACGCCATGGAATTTGAACCGGAGTTCGTGACGCGGGCAATCCAAGGGTTGGCTCAGCTAGGCATAAAATATTCGGATCCTGTTTTTATTCAAAAGGTGCTGGATGTACTGTGCGGAGACCTTCNNNNNNNNNNNNNNNNNNCGATGTGCAGCCTATTAAGACACTGTCCCGATAACGTAGAGATGGGAAGGCAGGTCTGTTCCATATTCAATGCATGGAGTCCCCTCGAGACAGTCTTACAAACAGATGTCGCCAAGTGCAACTATGTATGGCTGATGGGAGTGTATCCGCAGCACTTCCCTTCGCTAGGAGATAAGATAGATGGTTTTGTCCAGAATTTCACTCAGGAAGAGACACTGACCCAGTTATCTCTGTTGATAACTGTGGTGAGACTACACTCAAGACTCGACGGTGCGGTGTTGCCGAATGTGTTTGAAGCAGCAACAAACGAGGCCGTGGCTGTTGACGTTCGTGACTTGGCGATGATTTACTGGAGATGCTTTTCGATGGAGGGCACAAGTGACAAACTGATCGAAGATCTTTGCACTGCCAGTTTGCCGAAAGTTGACGACATTTTAAACAAGTTCTCGCCAGAGGTGCTTGAGAAACTGCTGGGTGAGTTGGGCACGATAAGTTCGATATATTACAAACCTTCTGTGGATAGCGAAAGGAGGGCCACGCAGCGCCAACACGTGATCCAGAGCCACCGTCTTGGTGACCTGGAGGACCTTGCTAACAATGAGTTGTCTAGGGCCGTGACGATGTGCTGCTTGATTTTGACAGCGACAACGCCTCATCAGCCTTCAATGGTGACAACAAAACCAACTCTACTGGATGAACTGGATGATATATTCAATCTGGATAACGAGAGCAGTGCTCCCGCGCATACAATCACCAGTCCCAATCTCGTGGCGGCGACGGAAGGCATGCAAAACTTGAGTGTGGGGTCCGGTCCGGAGGGCTCAGACACAAAGAAAGTTTCATCGACAACTCAAGACTTACTCAACTTGTTCTGA
- the CMC1 gene encoding Cmc1p (similar to Saccharomyces cerevisiae YKL137W; ancestral locus Anc_2.429): MSTETQGSTQGKDGVAHHNVKIPIWVLSPQEEKKARKNLKTFTYEKCGEYVQAMANCAKQHGVKVFPSCSAERDKMKECLMFYQLDEKYLDEQRNLIVVKKIEKLEERLKQQKAQLK, from the coding sequence ATGTCCACAGAAACACAGGGTAGTACGCAAGGTAAAGACGGTGTCGCTCACCACAATGTTAAGATCCCGATCTGGGTGCTTTCACCAcaggaggagaagaaagcaaggaagaacttgaagacgTTCACGTACGAAAAGTGTGGTGAGTACGTCCAGGCAATGGCTAATTGTGCCAAGCAGCACGGGGTGAAGGTTTTCCCCAGCTGCAGCGCGGAGCGGGACAAGATGAAGGAGTGTCTCATGTTCTATCAGCTGGACGAGAAGTATCTCGATGAACAAAGGAACTTGATCGTGGTGAAGAAAATCGAGAAGCTGGAGGAGAGGCTGAAACAGCAAAAAGCGCAACTCAAATGA